One genomic region from Candidatus Woesearchaeota archaeon encodes:
- a CDS encoding nuclear transport factor 2 family protein — protein MVEKKVVLDLIEIYKKAWITQDPEMIITIFHENCEYGEYLLKGAYKGHQEIKDYWQRKVVEEQSEIKFNLLNLYIDGDTAIAEWDSTFFSNIEKKTIHIVEVAILEILDGKIKRLREYWHSERL, from the coding sequence ATGGTAGAAAAAAAAGTTGTTTTAGATTTAATAGAGATATATAAAAAAGCATGGATTACTCAAGATCCTGAAATGATAATTACTATCTTTCATGAAAATTGTGAATATGGTGAGTATTTATTAAAAGGAGCATATAAAGGTCATCAAGAAATAAAAGATTATTGGCAGAGAAAAGTTGTTGAAGAACAATCAGAGATTAAATTTAATTTATTGAATTTGTATATTGATGGTGATACTGCAATTGCTGAGTGGGATTCAACTTTTTTTAGTAATATTGAGAAAAAAACAATACATATTGTAGAAGTTGCAATTTTAGAAATTTTAGATGGAAAAATAAAAAGACTTAGAGAATATTGGCATTCTGAAAGATTGTAA